A genomic window from Catenulispora sp. MAP5-51 includes:
- a CDS encoding response regulator transcription factor, whose translation MTPGAGAFVLVAEDDAKQAELVRRYLQREDHAVLVVADGRAAIDQIRSRRPDLLILDVMMPELDGLDVLRVVRRDYDIPILMVTARSAADDKLAGFDLGADDYLTKPYDPRELMARVRSLLRRAQASGGSGGSGGSAVLPLRVGPLSLDQVRHEVRLAGRRVECTPAEFRLLETLMSSPGRVFSRRQLLDRAHGPDSFVTDRTADAHVKNLRRKIEADARNPVLLQTVYGVGYRIADGHQAPDV comes from the coding sequence ATGACACCTGGCGCGGGCGCATTCGTACTGGTCGCCGAGGACGATGCGAAGCAGGCCGAGCTCGTCCGGCGCTACCTGCAGCGCGAGGACCACGCGGTCCTCGTGGTCGCCGACGGGCGCGCGGCGATCGACCAGATCCGCAGCAGACGCCCCGATCTGCTCATCCTCGACGTGATGATGCCCGAACTCGACGGGCTCGACGTGCTCCGCGTCGTACGGCGGGACTACGACATCCCGATCCTGATGGTGACGGCCCGGTCCGCGGCCGACGACAAGCTCGCGGGGTTCGACCTCGGCGCCGACGACTACCTCACCAAGCCCTACGACCCCCGGGAACTGATGGCGCGCGTGCGCTCCCTGCTCCGGCGCGCGCAGGCTTCGGGCGGCTCAGGCGGCTCGGGCGGCTCGGCCGTTCTGCCGTTGCGGGTCGGGCCGCTCTCCCTGGACCAGGTCCGCCACGAGGTCCGGCTGGCCGGACGGCGCGTCGAGTGCACCCCCGCCGAGTTCCGCCTCCTGGAGACCCTGATGTCCAGCCCCGGCCGGGTCTTCAGCCGCCGGCAGCTGCTCGATCGGGCGCACGGCCCGGACAGCTTCGTCACCGACCGCACCGCCGACGCCCACGTGAAGAATCTGCGCCGCAAGATCGAGGCGGATGCCCGCAATCCCGTGCTCCTGCAGACGGTCTACGGCGTGGGCTATCGGATCGCCGACGGTCACCAGGCCCCCGATGTCTAG
- a CDS encoding sensor histidine kinase: MSRFGLRTRLLAGTILVAASAVAATAWLSVQRATTSIAQQENSIRQAYPLVYEAVVDYAATHTTWSTVGPVLAELAQELGVRVVVTPVGAAPIESSPASAADPRGAEPSVAIDPLTVDNALAATHFPDGIDPKVTSPFLLTTQEHADLEIVVEKAAACLRATGLDTGVSEVVATGRPYLLVPLENAAKQCRAVLDETGGYVGFEDSPSIRPTATEQTALGQLEASMKGCVTGGPMKLALTGAGEVTVVAGPADSERDQTCLLNARRLQLRPYVAPAAFMEAMPLGHADGQAAVGLSSADTWRIAGVATLVVLLTVGVAMLLANRVIRPVRVLTEATRRMRAGDGTARAATSARWEIAELTTAFNEMAEDVARTDRQRKELVNDISHELRTPLSTIKGWLIAANDGVAALDTDLVSSLLEETQLLQHLVDDLRDLALADAGQLRLEPAELDLGELLRHIAAVGGGRASVEAAPDLRVVADPMRLRQAVGNLVANAERHTPPDGRITLRAYRSGAAVLVEVADTGPGIAEADLSSVFDRFWRADKSRNRRTGGSGLGLAIVRQLVEAHDGEVSVASAPGAGATFTIRLPVAKEPA, translated from the coding sequence ATGTCTAGGTTCGGCCTGCGCACCCGTCTCCTGGCCGGCACGATCCTGGTCGCCGCGAGCGCGGTCGCGGCCACCGCGTGGCTGTCGGTGCAGCGCGCGACCACCTCCATAGCGCAGCAGGAGAACAGCATCCGCCAGGCCTATCCCCTGGTGTACGAAGCAGTGGTCGACTACGCGGCCACCCACACGACCTGGTCCACGGTCGGCCCGGTCCTGGCCGAGCTGGCGCAGGAACTCGGCGTCCGCGTCGTCGTGACCCCGGTCGGCGCCGCGCCGATCGAGAGCTCGCCGGCGTCGGCCGCGGACCCGCGCGGCGCGGAGCCCTCGGTGGCCATCGATCCGCTGACCGTCGACAACGCGCTGGCCGCGACACATTTCCCGGACGGCATCGACCCGAAGGTCACCAGCCCCTTCCTGCTGACCACCCAGGAACACGCCGATCTGGAGATCGTCGTGGAGAAGGCGGCGGCCTGCCTGCGCGCCACCGGTCTGGACACGGGTGTCTCGGAGGTCGTCGCCACCGGCCGGCCCTATCTGCTGGTCCCGCTGGAGAACGCGGCGAAGCAGTGCCGGGCCGTGCTGGACGAGACCGGCGGCTACGTGGGCTTCGAAGACTCGCCCTCGATCAGGCCCACCGCGACCGAACAGACGGCGCTGGGGCAGTTGGAAGCCTCGATGAAGGGGTGTGTCACCGGCGGTCCGATGAAGCTTGCCCTGACCGGCGCCGGCGAGGTCACCGTCGTCGCGGGCCCGGCGGACAGCGAGCGGGACCAGACGTGCCTGCTCAACGCGCGGCGCCTCCAGCTGCGGCCCTACGTCGCCCCGGCCGCGTTCATGGAGGCCATGCCGCTCGGCCACGCCGACGGCCAGGCGGCCGTCGGCCTGTCCTCGGCCGACACCTGGCGGATCGCGGGGGTGGCGACGCTCGTGGTCCTGCTGACGGTCGGAGTCGCGATGCTCTTGGCGAACCGCGTGATCCGGCCGGTCCGCGTCCTCACCGAGGCGACCCGGCGAATGCGCGCCGGGGACGGCACGGCGCGGGCCGCGACCAGCGCGCGCTGGGAGATCGCCGAACTGACGACGGCCTTCAACGAGATGGCCGAGGATGTCGCCCGGACCGACCGGCAGCGCAAGGAACTCGTCAACGACATCTCGCACGAACTGCGGACCCCGCTGAGCACGATCAAAGGCTGGCTGATCGCCGCGAACGACGGCGTCGCCGCCCTGGACACCGACCTCGTCTCCTCGCTGCTGGAGGAGACCCAGCTGCTCCAGCACCTGGTCGACGACCTGCGGGACCTCGCCCTCGCCGATGCCGGACAGCTGCGCCTGGAACCGGCCGAGCTCGACCTCGGCGAACTGCTCCGGCACATCGCGGCGGTCGGCGGCGGACGCGCGAGCGTCGAGGCGGCGCCGGATCTGCGGGTGGTCGCGGACCCGATGCGGCTCCGTCAGGCGGTGGGGAACCTCGTGGCCAACGCCGAGCGCCACACGCCGCCCGACGGACGGATCACGCTGCGCGCGTACCGGAGCGGTGCGGCCGTTCTTGTGGAAGTGGCCGACACCGGGCCCGGGATCGCCGAGGCCGACCTGTCTTCGGTCTTCGACCGCTTCTGGCGTGCGGACAAGTCGCGGAACCGCCGGACCGGTGGCAGCGGACTGGGACTGGCCATCGTGCGCCAGCTCGTCGAGGCGCACGACGGCGAAGTCAGTGTCGCGAGCGCGCCGGGCGCGGGTGCCACGTTCACCATCCGCCTTCCGGTGGCGAAGGAACCCGCATAG